The genomic stretch ACGCGGATTGAAGCGCCTCCTCGGTCCGCTTGCGACTGCTAATGTCGGAGGAGATTCCGGCGACCGCGTAGATCCTCCCCTGCGCGTCCCGAAGCGGAAACTTCGTCGTAAGCCAAGTGATCGAGCGGTCTTCGAGCAGGCTGTACTCCTCGAGCTCCAGCGCCTTCCCCGCCTCGATCGCTTTGAGATCGTTTGCCTCATGCCAGTCCGCGTCCATTTTGGGCATGAACTCATGACGTCTTCTACCTTTCATCTGTTCCGGCGTTGATTTGAGCAGCTCAGCGAGGGCGGCATTCACCAACACAAAGCGTTCTTCCAGATCGACCGCGTAGACGAGGGCCGGTGTGTTGTCGATGATGTTCTGGATTTGCCGTTGGGCCGCAGCCACCGCCTCCTCGGCCCGCTTGCGGCCGGTGATATCCATGAGGATACCCAGAAGCCGGTCGGGCAAACCCTGGTCGTCGTATTGGAACAAACCGCGTGTGGCTAGCCAGTGCACGTTGCCCTCGCGGCCAATGACCCGGTATTCGGTCTCTAACGGTGCGCGTTCGGCCATGCATTTCCGCATCTCCGCCTCGACCCTGGGCAGGTCCTCGGAGTGCACGCGTTCAGCCCAGTCGCGATACTTGTAGCGCCGGGAAAGAGTGGTGGTGGGGGGGTGGTGGTGGTGGGAAGTTCCATGCCAAGCAGATGCACGGTTTGTTCCGTCGCCTTGATCTCGTCCGTCTTCAGGTCCCTGTCAAAGATTCCGACTCTGGTCCCGCTTGCCGCCATCGCGAGCCGCGAATCGCTCTCGCGCAGCTCACCCGTGCGTTCTGCAACGCGCTGTTCGAGGGTGGCGTTCAATTGCTGGAGCGCGGCCTCGGCCTTGCGACGTTCGGCCAGCTCAACCGCGAGTTCACGAGTGCGTTTGCGCACAAGCCACTGTAGCAAGACCACCACAACGCCCAGCACAACGAGGCCGGCAAGCGTCGCCATGAAATACGGCTGGAACTTGCGCCATGGTTCTTCAGCGACCAGCCAGCGCCGGTATATCTGGTCGTATCGGCCGTTGGCCTTGAGGATCAGCAGCCCCTGGTTGAGTTTTTCCACCAGGCCGGCGTCGCCTTTCTTCACGGCGAACGAAAAGACGCGTTTGTAGTCGGGAATCGGCGGACCGGGCTGGACGTCCTTGACGCCGGCCTGCCCCATTTCGAGCACCCCGACAAGCTTCGAGCACAGCATCGCGTCATGCTTGCCCGCGGCGATCAGCCGGAGCCCGTCCGGAATGAATTCGACCGGGATCACCTTCCCGGCGAACTTCCGCTCGACCAGTTCGTGGTGGGCCGCGTCCGAGCGCAGCACGACGATCTCCTTGCCCGCGGCGGCGGCAAGGCTCGGCAACTTCGGTCGTCCTTCCCGCACGAAAAACGCGTCGAACGTTTCCGTGTGCGGCAGGCTGAAGTCCACGAGCGGCTCGCGCCCGGCGGTCCGCGCGACAACCGGCAGTACGTCGATTTCTCCTTTGACCAGTTCGTTCCACACCTGGTCCCACGGGCCGGAGGTAAAGCGGATGGGCAACCCCATCGCGTCCGCGACGGCCTTGAGCAGTTCCACGCCGAAACCGGTCGGCTGACCATCCTTGTCCGTGAAGGCGTACGGCCGGAAATCCTGTTCGCTTCCGGCACGGATTACGGGAGGTTTGTCTGACGCAATGCAGGTGCCGTTCACCCAACCGGCTGCGACGAAGACAACGCTGATGACGAAAACCGGGAGGGAGAAGGACGACCAGATTCCGCAACGGCATTTCGTATCCGTTTTGAACATAATCCTCGCTCGGACCCCTTCGCGATGCACAGTCCTCTCAGTTTAGCCATAATGAAAGGATTTCGAGCGGTATTTCTTGTGGCCGCCCATTCGAATCAGACGGACCGATGCCGATTTTGCCTGTTGCCGGGTCAATTTTCGAATCCGGTAGACACTTCAAAACGAAAAAGGGGCCCCCGGAGGTCCGGAAGCCCTTGGATTTTCTGGTGGAGCTGATCGGGATCGAACCGACGGCCTCCTGAATGCCATTCAGGCGCTCTCCCAGCTGAGCTACAGCCCCACGATATGCAGCGAAGAAGATTAACCGATCATGGAGGAATTTGCAACGGGGATCTCCTCGCGCGCCCCTTATTTCGACAGGAGGAAGACCGCGGATTCGGCGAAAAGGTTCGGCATGACCCCCGAAAGCACCCGCCCCCCGCGGTCGCTCGTGAGGTAGATGCGGCGGGAGACCCGAAGGGAGAACCGGCGGCAATACTCCTCGAAATCGTCGACCGAGCAGAAATGGATGTTCGGGGTGTCGTACCACTCGTACGGCAGGAAATCGGTCTTGGGCATGCGTCCCTTGAGCAGGAGGTACGCGCGGATCCTCCAGAAGGCGAAGTTGGGGAAGCCGACCACCGCCTTCTTCCCGACGCGGAGCATCTCGGACATGACCACGTCGGGGCGCATCACCGCCTGGAGCGTCTGGTTGAGGATCACGTAGTCGAACGACTGCCCGGGCCAGTCCTCCAGCCCCCGGTCGATGTCCCCCTGCAGGACGGGCAACCCCCGGGCGATGCAGGCGCGGACTCCCTCGTCGGAGATCTCGATCCCCCGGCCGACGACCTCCTTGTCCCGGACGAGCTTCTCGAGGAGGGATCCGTCGCCGCAACCGAGGTCGAGCACCCGCGCGCCGCGGGGGATGAGCTCCAGGATGATGTCGTGGTCGATCCGCGTCCCTTCCGCCGTCACGAGGCGCCTCCGGCGCGTCTCGCCTCCGCGCGGAGCCCGGGGCGCATCGCGAGCTCTCCCAGGCTGTGGAGGATGCGGGCGGTCGCCCCCCAGATGGTGTGGCGTCCGTAGTCGATGAAGTAGACCTGGTACGGTTCCCCCAGGAACGTCGTCCCGGCGGCGCGATACCGCGAAAGATCGGTGAACACCGACAGCGGGACGTCGAAGACCTCCGCGATCTCGAACGGGTCGAGCAGGAACGAAGCGGCCTCCGGGATCCTCGCCACGATCGGCTGGATGAAGAAGCCGGTCACGGTGGGAACCGGGTCCATGGCGCCCAGGAGCTCCACATCGGACGGACGGATCCCCAGCTCCTCCTCCGCTTCCCGCAGAGCGGTGGCCAGCAGGTCCCGGTCGCCCGCGTCGCGGCTCCCCCCGGGGAAGCAGACCTGCCCCTTGTGGTGCGGCACCCGCTCGGTCCGCCGCGCGAGCACGACGACGACCTCTCCGCCGACCACCCGCAGGGGCACGAGCACCCCGGCGGTGCGCAGCTCCGGCGGCGGCGCGGCGGCGAAATCGGCGGGGTGGAGTTCCCTCCGGAGCCGCGCGAGAAACCGGGAATTCACCTCCACATCGACACCTCGGCGATCGTCCCCCCGACCAGCTCGACGGAGAGCTGGCGCGCCCCGACGTTCATCCCGCGCATCGACTCCACGGCCTTCTCGGGGGTGGCGTGGGACACCAGGACGTACTCGTCCCGTCCCCGCAGCTCCGACGTCACGCGCCGGACCGAGGAGAGGAACGGATATTCGGAATACAGGGCCTCCACGAAATTGTGCTCCTCGAAATGGGTCGCACGGGCGAAGCGGATTCGAATCTCGCTCCGCCGGACCGAGTATCCCCCCTGTTCGAGCTGCTCCCGGAGCGCGGGAAGGTGGACCCGGATCTGCCGGTAGAGGGAGAGATCGCGGTCGCGCTCGATCGTTTCCTGGGCCTCGACCCCGATCACCCGCGGCAGGTTCATCTTCTCCGCGAACCGGTCGAGGGCGTCCTTCCGGCGGTACTGGGATCGAAGCTCCACGCCGTACCCGGCCCGGCATCCGGTGGAACGCTCGTCCGAGTGGAGCGACACGCCGAGCTGCAGCAGGGCGAGCCGGACCGCCTCCCGCCGCAGCGCCTCCTCCCCTTC from Deltaproteobacteria bacterium encodes the following:
- a CDS encoding transporter substrate-binding domain-containing protein, translating into MNGTCIASDKPPVIRAGSEQDFRPYAFTDKDGQPTGFGVELLKAVADAMGLPIRFTSGPWDQVWNELVKGEIDVLPVVARTAGREPLVDFSLPHTETFDAFFVREGRPKLPSLAAAAGKEIVVLRSDAAHHELVERKFAGKVIPVEFIPDGLRLIAAGKHDAMLCSKLVGVLEMGQAGVKDVQPGPPIPDYKRVFSFAVKKGDAGLVEKLNQGLLILKANGRYDQIYRRWLVAEEPWRKFQPYFMATLAGLVVLGVVVVLLQWLVRKRTRELAVELAERRKAEAALQQLNATLEQRVAERTGELRESDSRLAMAASGTRVGIFDRDLKTDEIKATEQTVHLLGMELPTTTTPPPPLFPGATSIATGLNACTPRTCPGSRRRCGNAWPNAHR
- a CDS encoding CoA pyrophosphatase; this encodes MEVNSRFLARLRRELHPADFAAAPPPELRTAGVLVPLRVVGGEVVVVLARRTERVPHHKGQVCFPGGSRDAGDRDLLATALREAEEELGIRPSDVELLGAMDPVPTVTGFFIQPIVARIPEAASFLLDPFEIAEVFDVPLSVFTDLSRYRAAGTTFLGEPYQVYFIDYGRHTIWGATARILHSLGELAMRPGLRAEARRAGGAS
- the metW gene encoding methionine biosynthesis protein MetW yields the protein MTAEGTRIDHDIILELIPRGARVLDLGCGDGSLLEKLVRDKEVVGRGIEISDEGVRACIARGLPVLQGDIDRGLEDWPGQSFDYVILNQTLQAVMRPDVVMSEMLRVGKKAVVGFPNFAFWRIRAYLLLKGRMPKTDFLPYEWYDTPNIHFCSVDDFEEYCRRFSLRVSRRIYLTSDRGGRVLSGVMPNLFAESAVFLLSK